A window from Eubalaena glacialis isolate mEubGla1 chromosome 1, mEubGla1.1.hap2.+ XY, whole genome shotgun sequence encodes these proteins:
- the LOC133092628 gene encoding ubiquitin-conjugating enzyme E2 D3: MALKRINKELSDLARDPPAQCSAGPVGDDMFHWQATIMGPNDSPYQGGVFFLTIHFPTDYPFKPPKVAFTTRIYHPNINSNGSICLDILRSQWSPALTISKVLLSICSLLCDPNPDDPLVPEIARIYKTDRDKYNRISREWTQKYAM; the protein is encoded by the coding sequence ATGGCGCTGAAACGGATTAATAAGGAACTTAGTGATTTGGCCCGTGACCCTCCAGCACAGTGTTCTGCAGGTCCAGTTGGGGATGATATGTTTCATTGGCAAGCCACAattatgggacctaatgacagcCCATATCAAGGCGGTGTATTCTTTTTGACAATTCATTTTCCTACAGACTACCCCTTCAAACCACCTAAGGTTGCATTTACAACAAGAATTTATCATCCAAATATTAACAGTAATGGCAGCATTTGTCTCGATATTCTAAGATCACAGTGGTCTCCTGCTTTAACTATTTCTAAAGTTCTTTTATCCATTTGTTCACTGCTATGTGATCCAAACCCAGATGACCCCCTAGTGCCAGAGATTGCACGGATCTATAAAACAGACAGAGATAAGTACAACAGAATATCTCGGGAATGGACTCAGAAGTATGCCATGTGA